In Rhodobacter sp. 24-YEA-8, the following are encoded in one genomic region:
- a CDS encoding ATP12 family chaperone protein yields MSAWAPKRFWKETRLAEADGGFTVHLDGRPIRTPQKAPLIVPTRALADLIATEWEAQQGKIDPESMPATRSANSAVDKLSQQREAVVTMLAAYGETDLLCYRAERPLALVTRQAEVWNPILDWAAKSLQAPLAVTAGVVPVAQPAASLARLTAEVAALDNFRLTAFHDLVAISGSLVLALALISGRIDAGQAWEASRLDESWQSEQWGVDEDAAATEAVKRAAFDFAWRFYGLCG; encoded by the coding sequence ATGTCGGCCTGGGCCCCGAAACGGTTCTGGAAAGAGACACGCCTTGCCGAAGCCGATGGCGGCTTCACCGTCCATCTGGATGGTCGACCGATCCGCACGCCGCAAAAGGCGCCGCTGATCGTGCCGACGCGGGCGCTGGCGGACCTGATCGCCACGGAGTGGGAGGCGCAACAGGGCAAGATCGATCCCGAATCGATGCCGGCGACCCGCTCGGCCAATTCGGCGGTCGACAAGCTCAGCCAGCAGCGCGAGGCCGTGGTGACCATGCTCGCGGCCTACGGCGAGACCGACCTGCTGTGCTACCGCGCCGAGCGCCCGCTTGCCCTTGTCACCCGCCAGGCCGAGGTCTGGAACCCGATCCTCGACTGGGCGGCCAAGAGCCTGCAGGCGCCACTTGCCGTGACCGCCGGCGTGGTGCCGGTGGCGCAGCCTGCGGCAAGCCTCGCCCGGCTGACCGCCGAAGTTGCCGCGCTGGACAATTTCCGCCTCACCGCCTTCCACGATCTGGTGGCGATTTCCGGCTCGCTGGTGCTTGCGCTGGCGCTGATCTCCGGCAGGATTGACGCCGGGCAAGCCTGGGAGGCCTCGCGCCTCGATGAAAGCTGGCAAAGCGAGCAATGGGGCGTCGATGAGGACGCCGCCGCAACTGAGGCCGTGAAGCGGGCGGCCTTTGACTTTGCTTGGCGATTCTACGGATTGTGCGGGTAA
- a CDS encoding RluA family pseudouridine synthase, with translation MSGVQLIQVTEDDGEQRLDRWLKKRFSQLTQGNIEKMCRTGQIRIEGGRAKAADRVQPGETIRVPPLPAAEAPVREQTKGVSDADAKMIQAAVLWKDEHIIVLNKPPGLPSQGGSGQGDRHVDGLTEALKFGYKDRPKLVHRLDKDTSGILLLARTDRVARALSEALRHRLTRKIYWAVVAGVPHPKQGSIKFHLMKAPGRGRGGEGEKMIAIHPAQAKDYPDAKRSQTDYFTLWFLGTRLSWMALEPVTGRTHQLRAHMAEIGHPILGDGKYGGGDMENAGDGWGAGIGGDLSKKLHLHARSIGFEHPITKKEMLFQAPLPDHMKRTWKALDWKEDDVPSDPFKTFGGR, from the coding sequence ATGAGCGGCGTTCAACTGATCCAGGTCACCGAAGATGATGGCGAACAGCGGCTGGACCGCTGGCTGAAAAAGCGCTTTTCGCAGCTGACCCAGGGTAATATCGAAAAGATGTGCCGCACCGGCCAGATCCGCATCGAAGGCGGGCGGGCAAAGGCGGCAGACCGGGTACAGCCGGGCGAGACGATCCGCGTCCCCCCCCTCCCCGCGGCCGAGGCGCCGGTGCGCGAACAGACCAAAGGCGTCTCGGATGCCGATGCAAAGATGATCCAGGCCGCGGTGCTGTGGAAAGACGAACATATCATCGTGCTGAACAAGCCGCCGGGCCTGCCCTCGCAAGGGGGGTCGGGCCAGGGTGACCGCCATGTCGACGGGCTGACCGAGGCACTGAAATTCGGCTATAAGGACCGGCCGAAGCTGGTGCACCGGCTGGATAAAGACACTTCGGGGATCCTCCTGCTGGCGCGGACCGACCGCGTCGCGCGCGCGCTGTCCGAGGCGCTGCGCCACCGGCTGACCCGCAAGATATACTGGGCCGTGGTCGCCGGCGTGCCGCATCCCAAGCAGGGTTCGATCAAGTTCCACCTGATGAAGGCGCCAGGCCGTGGCCGGGGCGGCGAAGGCGAGAAAATGATCGCCATTCACCCCGCTCAGGCCAAGGATTACCCGGACGCGAAACGCAGCCAGACCGATTACTTCACCCTCTGGTTCCTTGGCACAAGGCTGAGCTGGATGGCGCTGGAGCCGGTGACGGGCCGCACCCACCAGCTGCGCGCCCATATGGCGGAAATCGGCCATCCCATTCTGGGGGATGGAAAATATGGCGGCGGCGATATGGAAAATGCGGGCGATGGCTGGGGGGCGGGCATCGGCGGGGATCTGTCGAAAAAGCTGCATCTTCATGCGCGGTCCATCGGGTTTGAACATCCGATCACCAAAAAAGAGATGCTCTTCCAGGCGCCATTGCCCGACCATATGAAACGCACCTGGAAAGCCCTGGACTGGAAGGAAGACGACGTCCCCTCTGATCCGTTCAAAACCTTCGGAGGGCGCTGA
- a CDS encoding CrcB family protein — translation MMHYSGLFALALGGAAGTVLRHLIISLFGAPWAVAAINITGSFLIGLAWVMLSQRLLLGPVVMTGLLGGFTTFSAFSLDTLKLIEIGRLAEALAYVAVSVFFSLFAVFLGVTLARQLS, via the coding sequence ATGATGCATTATTCTGGCCTCTTTGCCCTCGCTCTTGGGGGGGCCGCCGGCACTGTGCTGCGCCATCTGATCATTTCCCTTTTCGGCGCGCCCTGGGCCGTCGCGGCCATCAATATCACCGGCAGCTTTCTGATCGGTCTCGCCTGGGTCATGCTGAGCCAGCGCCTCTTGCTCGGCCCGGTGGTGATGACCGGCCTTCTCGGCGGTTTCACCACCTTTTCCGCCTTCTCACTCGACACACTGAAACTTATCGAAATAGGCCGCCTCGCCGAAGCGCTGGCATATGTCGCGGTTTCGGTCTTCTTTTCACTCTTCGCCGTCTTCCTCGGCGTTACTTTAGCGAGGCAGCTTTCATGA
- the yidD gene encoding membrane protein insertion efficiency factor YidD codes for MTPLAFLVSLPVRGYRLLLSPWVGHGCRFQPTCSAYAMEALSRHGGLKGGWLTAYRLCRCHPWGGAGYDPVPGSDPEFDKMLQKGKPAAENPLIRGKK; via the coding sequence ATGACCCCCCTCGCCTTCCTCGTCTCGCTGCCCGTGCGCGGCTACCGGCTGCTTCTGAGCCCCTGGGTCGGGCATGGCTGCCGGTTTCAGCCGACCTGCTCGGCCTATGCGATGGAGGCCTTGTCACGGCATGGCGGCCTTAAGGGCGGATGGCTTACCGCATATCGGCTTTGCCGCTGCCATCCCTGGGGGGGCGCGGGTTATGATCCGGTGCCCGGCTCTGACCCGGAATTTGATAAAATGTTGCAAAAGGGAAAGCCCGCCGCAGAAAACCCGCTGATAAGGGGGAAGAAATGA
- the rnpA gene encoding ribonuclease P protein component: MAPPEAKGMRQFAGQPEKPPAVSVLEHPTARRWEESVTELHKSNSSALVVIPQRKDFLKAASARRQGTSSFLLQARDRRDGDQVTRIGFTASKKIGNAVARNRAKRRMREVARAVLPELGRDGWDYVLVARPEATLSRVFSDMVSDLREAFASVHRERAPKPPRDSATGPVPPPAGAGQ; this comes from the coding sequence ATGGCACCGCCGGAGGCAAAGGGTATGAGGCAATTTGCCGGACAGCCCGAAAAGCCTCCGGCGGTTTCCGTTTTGGAACATCCAACTGCCCGCAGATGGGAAGAGTCCGTGACGGAATTGCACAAATCAAACAGTTCGGCGCTTGTGGTCATCCCGCAGCGTAAAGATTTCCTGAAAGCCGCTTCGGCGCGGCGTCAAGGGACATCATCTTTCCTGCTTCAGGCCCGCGACCGGCGCGATGGCGATCAGGTCACGCGGATCGGCTTTACCGCTTCGAAGAAGATCGGCAATGCGGTGGCGCGCAACCGGGCCAAACGGCGGATGCGAGAAGTGGCGCGGGCCGTTTTGCCCGAGCTTGGTCGCGACGGCTGGGACTACGTTCTGGTGGCGCGGCCAGAGGCAACTCTCTCCCGCGTTTTCAGTGACATGGTAAGCGATCTGCGCGAGGCCTTCGCCTCGGTTCATCGAGAGAGGGCGCCAAAGCCGCCGCGCGACTCTGCGACCGGGCCAGTGCCACCACCCGCCGGAGCAGGGCAATGA
- the rpmH gene encoding 50S ribosomal protein L34: MKRTYQPSKLVRARRHGFRARMATKGGRLVLAARRAKGRKVLSA, from the coding sequence ATGAAGCGCACCTATCAACCCTCGAAGCTGGTTCGCGCCCGTCGCCACGGCTTCCGCGCCCGCATGGCCACCAAAGGTGGCCGTCTCGTGCTGGCTGCCCGCCGCGCCAAAGGCCGCAAGGTTCTTTCGGCCTGA
- a CDS encoding HAMP domain-containing sensor histidine kinase: MLTVIFVLLADVLIFVPSLARYRADFLLERLRQAQIAVLTQLASDSGVSPELEAELLANAGVYNVVLRRDDIRQLVLSSPVPEPVHADYDLRLSGPWELIRDALSTLFDAEHRVVRVIGSPVQEGGQLIEITMPQEPLRKAMLLYAWRLLLFSALISAVMAVLLFLAAQRLIVHPIRRVVLHMKAYAEAPEDARTVIEPSARVEELREAEEMLATMQRQLTGALKQRERLAQLGGAVAKISHDLRNILTTAQLFADRIEGSADPVVARSAPKLVNSISRAVSLCEATLTFGKAEEAPPQLTRFPLAVLVNEVIEGEGLSSGEELPPAALVTSLTDIAANLSLRADREQLYRVISNLIRNARQAIEATGQAGTIEISAGESDSEWWIRVGDTGPGLPPKAREHLFAAFQGGVRKGGTGLGLAISSELVRGHGGRIELLHSDSEGTEFMIHLPKIALVIDPQQIE, from the coding sequence ATGCTGACGGTCATTTTCGTCCTTCTGGCCGATGTGCTGATCTTTGTTCCCTCGCTTGCCCGCTACCGCGCTGATTTTCTGCTGGAACGCTTGCGTCAGGCGCAGATCGCGGTGCTGACACAACTGGCCTCGGACAGCGGCGTCTCGCCTGAACTCGAGGCGGAACTGCTTGCCAATGCCGGGGTCTATAACGTGGTGTTGCGGCGTGATGATATCCGTCAGCTGGTGCTGTCCTCGCCGGTGCCGGAACCGGTCCATGCCGATTACGACCTGCGGCTTTCGGGCCCCTGGGAGCTGATCCGCGATGCTCTGTCGACGCTGTTCGACGCCGAGCACCGGGTGGTGCGGGTGATTGGCAGCCCGGTCCAGGAGGGCGGCCAGCTGATCGAGATCACCATGCCGCAAGAGCCGTTGCGCAAGGCGATGCTGCTATACGCCTGGCGGCTCCTGCTGTTTTCGGCGCTGATCTCGGCGGTGATGGCGGTGCTTTTGTTCCTCGCGGCGCAGCGGCTGATCGTGCATCCGATTCGGCGCGTGGTACTGCATATGAAGGCCTATGCCGAGGCGCCCGAAGATGCGCGCACAGTGATCGAACCCTCGGCCCGGGTCGAGGAATTGCGTGAGGCCGAGGAGATGCTGGCCACCATGCAGCGTCAGCTCACCGGCGCGCTGAAACAGCGGGAACGGCTGGCGCAGCTTGGCGGCGCGGTGGCAAAGATCAGCCATGATCTGCGGAACATCCTGACCACGGCGCAGCTGTTCGCCGACCGGATTGAGGGCAGCGCCGATCCGGTCGTGGCACGCTCTGCGCCGAAACTGGTCAATTCGATCAGCCGCGCGGTGAGCCTTTGCGAGGCGACGCTGACTTTCGGTAAGGCAGAAGAGGCGCCGCCGCAGCTGACGCGTTTTCCGCTGGCCGTGCTGGTGAATGAGGTGATCGAAGGCGAGGGGCTGTCCAGCGGCGAAGAACTGCCGCCCGCGGCTCTGGTGACCTCACTTACAGATATCGCAGCGAATCTCTCGCTTCGCGCCGATCGCGAACAGCTTTACCGCGTAATATCGAACCTGATCCGGAATGCGCGGCAGGCGATCGAGGCGACCGGCCAGGCCGGCACGATCGAGATCTCCGCCGGAGAGAGTGATTCTGAATGGTGGATCAGGGTGGGTGATACCGGCCCGGGCCTGCCGCCAAAGGCGCGCGAGCATCTTTTTGCGGCCTTCCAGGGCGGCGTGCGCAAGGGCGGCACCGGGCTTGGCCTCGCGATTTCCTCCGAGTTGGTGCGCGGCCATGGCGGCCGGATCGAGCTTTTGCACAGCGATTCCGAGGGAACGGAGTTCATGATCCACCTCCCGAAGATAGCGCTTGTCATCGATCCGCAGCAAATCGAGTGA
- a CDS encoding helix-turn-helix transcriptional regulator — protein MRGRLKRPKFESDGRRKLRQIRLRLGHTQHSFAPLLGLIPSTYEKYERGLHKLPSGLLERAQLLETPPEPEAALPGGEAVSVLVSDDLSEDEVVVVSPLEEETAFSLPVPSTSDGIPSEVVPAAQGVDEPISVAWKASPSSSEMEIQTGLGEARYERWVQACWIVQVAVATFVIARIAELNLGGSELWRHGPNDEGLAVGLILLVSLWVLLGQETLRRVCFGLPLRNQRGSKRSGAKAAS, from the coding sequence GTGAGGGGGCGACTGAAAAGGCCAAAATTCGAATCAGACGGGCGACGAAAGCTGCGGCAGATTCGCTTGAGGCTTGGGCACACGCAGCACAGCTTTGCGCCGCTTCTTGGCCTGATTCCTTCGACCTATGAAAAGTATGAACGCGGCCTGCACAAACTCCCGTCGGGGCTGCTGGAGCGGGCTCAACTCTTGGAAACCCCTCCCGAGCCCGAAGCTGCATTGCCCGGCGGCGAAGCCGTCAGCGTTCTCGTTAGTGACGACCTCAGCGAAGATGAGGTGGTCGTGGTATCGCCTCTTGAAGAGGAGACAGCTTTTTCCTTGCCGGTCCCAAGCACTAGTGACGGCATACCGTCTGAGGTTGTGCCTGCCGCTCAAGGCGTCGATGAGCCCATAAGTGTGGCTTGGAAGGCATCACCGTCTTCGTCGGAGATGGAAATTCAGACAGGCCTTGGAGAAGCACGCTATGAGCGGTGGGTTCAGGCTTGCTGGATTGTGCAGGTTGCGGTGGCCACCTTCGTCATCGCCCGGATCGCCGAGCTCAATCTCGGCGGGAGCGAACTTTGGCGGCACGGACCAAACGACGAGGGATTGGCCGTAGGCCTTATTCTGCTGGTCAGTCTGTGGGTTCTTCTGGGGCAAGAGACATTGCGTCGCGTTTGCTTCGGTCTGCCACTTCGTAACCAGCGCGGTTCAAAGCGATCTGGGGCGAAGGCAGCCTCGTGA
- a CDS encoding helix-turn-helix domain-containing protein, with protein MSTNPRQAFENHERLKAELRIRGTSLAQIGRDLGISGTSMSLVGLGKHRSKRVERAIAEALGTTPEKLYPERYREGGA; from the coding sequence ATGTCTACAAATCCCCGGCAAGCATTTGAAAACCATGAGCGCCTAAAGGCGGAGCTGCGCATTCGCGGCACATCCCTGGCGCAGATTGGTCGTGACCTAGGGATCTCCGGGACATCGATGTCGCTTGTGGGCCTTGGAAAACATCGCTCAAAACGAGTCGAGCGCGCCATCGCCGAAGCACTCGGGACAACGCCGGAAAAGCTTTACCCGGAGCGGTACAGGGAGGGTGGCGCATGA
- a CDS encoding TnsA endonuclease N-terminal domain-containing protein, whose translation MHHDTPYQPPLRSRATRSFAARSKSSVRGFLFAHLRAQDRPRQIIYESNLERRVLLTFLARRDLVDIWDQPTAIPFATSGGTLRHHTPDFLAFLDTGLRLAIAVKPQASVERLRFREELAQVRGAMSPAYADELLLVTDADLNDADVRNAELLHIARHTVDVDAIRTICTFLADLKGARTFAEVLEQSGLAERGWAALICAINAGEATIDPGRRIASQTLVYPRGVK comes from the coding sequence ATGCATCACGACACCCCATATCAGCCGCCTCTGCGCAGCCGCGCGACACGAAGCTTTGCTGCACGATCCAAGTCCAGCGTGCGCGGTTTTCTTTTTGCCCATCTGCGCGCACAAGACCGCCCGCGCCAGATCATTTATGAAAGCAATCTCGAGCGTCGAGTCCTGCTGACGTTTCTGGCGCGTCGTGACCTCGTCGACATCTGGGATCAGCCAACGGCGATCCCGTTTGCCACGTCAGGCGGAACGCTGCGCCATCATACGCCAGATTTCCTCGCGTTTCTTGATACAGGACTTCGTTTGGCTATTGCAGTGAAGCCTCAGGCATCTGTCGAGCGTCTCCGGTTCAGAGAAGAACTTGCTCAGGTGCGCGGCGCGATGTCACCGGCATATGCCGATGAGCTTTTGCTGGTCACGGACGCCGATCTGAACGATGCAGACGTGCGCAACGCCGAACTTTTGCACATTGCCCGGCATACTGTAGATGTGGACGCGATCCGAACAATCTGCACCTTTCTGGCTGACCTGAAGGGCGCGCGAACCTTTGCCGAAGTTCTGGAACAGAGTGGCCTTGCTGAACGCGGCTGGGCTGCACTGATCTGTGCCATAAACGCCGGAGAAGCCACCATTGATCCTGGGCGCAGAATCGCCAGCCAGACACTCGTCTATCCGCGAGGTGTCAAATGA
- a CDS encoding Mu transposase C-terminal domain-containing protein: MNRPLVGPTDAVRIKGQVFAFIANDETGGRLVPVGGNADEMHVTTSELNEILCSQTAWVEHRYFGEAQAKRRAVAGHQVLTTLPETERELIMWKVRCCEVFLAAERDGEVSRTDASFSAFLPILEKRVRDGAADGARKTGLRAGDLLSHRRSPSLRSLLSWVRIWEPHKDPLLLLKRSRYAGRNAVRLGRDEDQVIQSCLPNYLHPNRPSQSHVVQDVHAEIRRQNAVRSEQGLPPLRMPSASSVRRRIAALGRFEVTASREGLAVAKGRYGPVGRGLDVEVPLERVEMDEWKVDLLAILEAAGIEPTADQRRDMALGRYFLCVAIDCATRCILGIKLAASASTADALATLWLALTDKSNMARALGCRAGWHQSGHITQVVVDNGSSFVSSEFKAAVADLGIGYDVMPAGVPKLRGRIERMMRTFAQNMMPFMTGRTFSNPVERGDYPSEAFAVHTAQDLVDAFVRYIVDNYHQREHQGLDYNSPAQSWEAATKTYPVPQAPNRHTLRAILGLEVRRKSGRHGIQLMKLRFHSEELARRFERHGGEDMLLRVDPEDLGYISCWMDDAWHVLACTSADMRGVPVESWKRAVLEAYQSNRSAARSGQLLVDDAILGLREIDETARARRRLGPINLSAEELERAERNLFLGVRFDGGQDSEADPLRIPGQAIGLKVPSAPNPRLPTPDDVGDGDVDWRFSDEE; encoded by the coding sequence ATGAACCGCCCGCTTGTTGGTCCGACTGATGCCGTCCGCATCAAGGGGCAGGTATTTGCGTTCATCGCAAATGACGAGACGGGCGGGCGGCTCGTGCCGGTTGGCGGCAACGCAGACGAGATGCACGTAACCACCAGTGAACTAAACGAAATTCTGTGCTCCCAAACTGCCTGGGTGGAACATCGCTATTTCGGTGAGGCGCAGGCTAAGCGCCGCGCGGTGGCGGGCCATCAAGTGCTTACCACGCTGCCCGAGACCGAGCGCGAATTGATCATGTGGAAGGTCAGGTGCTGCGAGGTGTTTCTGGCAGCTGAGCGTGATGGCGAGGTTAGCCGCACAGACGCAAGCTTTTCGGCATTTCTGCCAATACTTGAAAAACGCGTCCGAGATGGGGCGGCAGACGGCGCTCGAAAAACCGGCCTGCGAGCGGGCGACCTGCTGAGCCATCGCAGGTCACCTAGTCTTCGCAGTCTGTTGAGCTGGGTGCGCATCTGGGAGCCGCACAAGGACCCTCTCTTGCTGTTAAAGCGGTCACGATATGCGGGGCGCAATGCTGTGCGCTTGGGGCGTGACGAGGATCAGGTTATCCAGTCGTGCCTGCCGAATTACCTGCATCCCAATCGTCCATCTCAGTCTCATGTGGTTCAGGACGTTCATGCCGAGATCCGCAGACAAAATGCTGTTCGGTCAGAGCAAGGGCTGCCGCCGTTACGAATGCCGTCGGCGAGCTCCGTGCGCAGGCGCATCGCGGCACTAGGTCGGTTCGAGGTGACAGCGTCGAGGGAAGGCCTTGCCGTTGCCAAGGGGCGCTATGGGCCGGTGGGGCGGGGGCTCGATGTCGAGGTTCCCCTTGAACGGGTGGAAATGGATGAATGGAAGGTGGACCTTCTCGCGATCCTTGAGGCCGCCGGAATCGAGCCGACCGCTGATCAGCGCAGGGACATGGCGCTTGGTCGCTATTTCCTCTGTGTGGCAATCGACTGCGCTACCCGTTGCATTTTGGGTATAAAACTTGCCGCGAGCGCCTCCACCGCCGATGCGCTCGCGACACTCTGGCTGGCGCTCACCGATAAAAGCAACATGGCACGGGCTCTGGGCTGTCGCGCGGGATGGCATCAATCTGGCCATATCACGCAGGTCGTCGTGGATAACGGCAGCTCTTTCGTCAGTTCCGAGTTCAAGGCGGCTGTAGCTGATTTGGGGATCGGCTATGATGTCATGCCCGCTGGCGTTCCAAAGCTTCGGGGGCGGATCGAGCGGATGATGCGCACTTTCGCGCAGAACATGATGCCGTTCATGACAGGACGGACGTTCTCAAACCCAGTCGAGCGCGGCGATTATCCGTCAGAAGCTTTTGCAGTGCATACCGCACAAGATCTGGTTGATGCCTTTGTACGCTATATCGTTGATAACTACCATCAGCGCGAGCATCAGGGCCTGGACTACAACAGTCCTGCGCAGAGCTGGGAAGCGGCGACCAAGACCTACCCGGTGCCACAAGCGCCCAATCGGCATACACTGCGCGCGATACTTGGGCTGGAAGTCCGACGAAAATCAGGCAGACACGGCATCCAGTTGATGAAGCTGCGCTTCCATTCCGAGGAACTGGCCCGTCGTTTCGAACGCCATGGCGGCGAAGATATGCTGCTGCGCGTCGACCCTGAGGATTTAGGGTACATTTCTTGCTGGATGGACGATGCATGGCACGTTCTTGCCTGCACAAGCGCTGACATGCGCGGCGTTCCGGTGGAGAGCTGGAAACGGGCCGTGCTGGAAGCCTATCAAAGTAATCGCTCCGCCGCCCGCTCTGGACAGCTTCTTGTCGATGACGCGATCCTTGGCCTTCGGGAGATAGACGAAACCGCGCGCGCACGTCGTCGCCTTGGCCCCATCAACCTGAGCGCGGAAGAGTTGGAGCGCGCAGAGCGAAATCTCTTCCTCGGCGTTCGTTTTGATGGCGGGCAAGATAGCGAAGCTGACCCTCTACGGATTCCCGGACAAGCGATTGGACTGAAGGTGCCGTCAGCACCAAATCCACGTCTCCCAACCCCCGATGATGTTGGTGATGGTGATGTGGACTGGAGGTTCAGCGATGAGGAATGA
- a CDS encoding TniB family NTP-binding protein, translated as MRNDPSTRAVIQDLRGAFIPNEAFNALKDLFETMLDQRRADLAAGRLTNVRSIALVGGSGSGKSTLIRHLRESRSDLVIAEGEAPCEFASQLVPSPATMKFVGTAILHALGYPLARDKSAPVIWGMVADQLQRRKTLFLHLDEAQDLARFQTDRERQSVVNTLKSMMENRTWPVSLILSGTPELKKIINQDPQLARRIYPVAIPRLTVPRHVNAVVELTRRYAERGTLTVGADLAGDEFARRLLHAGDYEFGLVAEIIVQAACRALGVRGRGAALTLEDFGHAYRERTGAAPMLNPFLATDFVAINVRRILDDPQ; from the coding sequence ATGAGGAATGATCCATCTACACGGGCCGTCATCCAGGACCTTAGGGGAGCGTTCATCCCCAACGAGGCATTTAACGCGCTCAAAGACTTGTTCGAAACCATGTTGGACCAGCGGCGCGCCGATCTCGCTGCGGGGCGTTTAACAAATGTCCGAAGTATCGCGCTGGTCGGGGGATCGGGCAGTGGTAAATCAACACTGATAAGGCATCTGCGTGAATCGCGCAGTGATCTGGTCATTGCCGAGGGTGAAGCCCCCTGTGAGTTTGCATCACAGCTGGTGCCGTCTCCGGCGACAATGAAGTTCGTGGGTACGGCGATTTTGCACGCCCTCGGCTATCCACTGGCCCGGGACAAATCCGCGCCGGTCATCTGGGGGATGGTCGCTGATCAGCTCCAACGGCGAAAAACGCTTTTCCTGCATCTGGATGAGGCGCAGGATTTGGCACGCTTCCAGACAGATCGAGAACGGCAGTCTGTCGTCAACACCCTGAAGTCTATGATGGAAAACAGGACGTGGCCGGTGAGCCTGATCCTTTCCGGCACGCCTGAACTCAAGAAGATAATCAATCAGGACCCGCAGCTTGCGAGGAGGATTTACCCCGTGGCGATACCCCGGCTGACGGTTCCCCGTCATGTGAATGCCGTGGTGGAGTTGACCCGTCGATATGCCGAACGTGGTACTCTGACAGTGGGTGCAGATTTGGCAGGGGATGAGTTTGCGCGCAGGCTGTTGCATGCTGGAGACTATGAGTTCGGGCTGGTTGCCGAAATCATAGTACAGGCGGCCTGTCGCGCGCTTGGTGTCCGGGGGCGGGGGGCAGCCCTTACTCTCGAAGACTTTGGCCATGCTTACAGAGAACGTACCGGCGCGGCTCCGATGCTGAACCCGTTTCTTGCGACCGACTTCGTCGCGATAAATGTCCGACGCATTTTGGACGACCCGCAATGA